The Sporocytophaga myxococcoides genome includes a window with the following:
- the bioB gene encoding biotin synthase BioB, which yields MTEIRNNWTREEITEIYNSPILDLIYRAATVHRANHDPQEVQVCTLLSVKTGGCPEDCAYCPQAARYHTDVKVQKLMETQEVILAAKNAKESGSTRFCMGAAWREVRDNKDFDRVLDMVKGVSQMGLEVCCTLGMLTEEQAMKLKDAGLYAYNHNLDTSEEHYDKIISTRTYDDRLDTLENVRKSKISVCSGGIIGMGESHNDRIGMLLTLSTLPEHPESVPVNALVPVEGTPLEDQPRVSVWEMVRMIATARIIMPKAMVRLSAGRVRMSLEEQGLCFLAGANSIFAGDKLLTTPNPEVDADKEMFQILNLKPRKAYKDGQEPHVHFEQIPMRG from the coding sequence ATGACCGAGATCAGAAACAACTGGACGAGAGAAGAAATCACTGAAATTTATAACAGTCCGATTCTTGACCTAATTTATCGTGCAGCTACAGTTCACAGAGCGAATCACGATCCACAGGAAGTTCAGGTTTGTACCCTCCTATCAGTTAAAACCGGCGGATGCCCGGAAGATTGTGCCTACTGTCCTCAGGCTGCAAGGTACCACACAGATGTTAAGGTACAGAAATTAATGGAAACTCAGGAAGTTATCCTTGCTGCTAAGAACGCAAAAGAGTCCGGAAGTACAAGATTCTGCATGGGGGCTGCATGGAGAGAAGTGAGAGATAATAAAGATTTTGACCGTGTTCTTGACATGGTAAAAGGTGTAAGTCAAATGGGGCTTGAAGTTTGCTGTACTCTCGGAATGCTTACTGAAGAGCAGGCTATGAAACTTAAAGATGCAGGTCTTTATGCTTACAACCACAATCTTGATACCAGCGAAGAACATTACGATAAGATCATTTCTACCAGAACTTATGACGACAGATTGGATACTCTTGAAAATGTGAGAAAGTCAAAAATATCTGTTTGTTCAGGAGGTATCATTGGTATGGGAGAATCTCACAACGACAGGATAGGAATGCTATTGACATTGTCAACTTTGCCTGAGCATCCTGAATCAGTTCCGGTTAATGCTTTGGTACCCGTAGAAGGTACACCTCTTGAAGATCAGCCGCGGGTTTCTGTTTGGGAAATGGTCAGAATGATTGCTACAGCAAGAATTATTATGCCAAAGGCAATGGTGAGGTTGTCAGCAGGAAGAGTAAGGATGAGTCTTGAAGAGCAGGGACTTTGCTTCCTTGCTGGTGCTAATTCAATTTTTGCAGGTGATAAACTGCTTACTACTCCAAATCCTGAAGTAGATGCAGACAAGGAAATGTTCCAGATATTGAATCTTAAGCCAAGGAAGGCATACAAAGACGGTCAGGAACCTCATGTACATTTTGAACAAATACCAATGAGAGGATAA
- a CDS encoding PRC-barrel domain-containing protein translates to MRVLERYELAKDKLNLNDYVTIKDWDVTDANGKTIGKVEDLIVDLKTGKIRYVLGKTSSDLLVSKRQPTFILPVGLITLRKEDQTVEVKRIDLDWMSKCPLYKDGPIPPGFETELARVFGIDKEIEELYEHDSFRIPAGFCQ, encoded by the coding sequence ATGCGAGTGCTTGAACGATATGAGTTAGCAAAGGATAAATTAAATTTGAACGACTATGTTACTATAAAGGATTGGGATGTTACCGATGCTAATGGGAAAACGATTGGCAAGGTAGAAGATTTAATAGTGGATTTGAAAACGGGAAAAATCCGCTATGTTCTTGGCAAAACGAGCTCAGACCTTTTGGTTTCCAAACGTCAGCCTACTTTTATTCTTCCTGTAGGATTGATCACACTGAGAAAAGAAGATCAGACTGTAGAGGTAAAACGAATAGATCTTGATTGGATGTCTAAATGCCCTCTTTATAAAGATGGTCCGATACCACCTGGATTTGAAACGGAACTCGCCAGAGTTTTTGGAATCGACAAGGAAATTGAGGAATTATATGAACATGATAGTTTCCGCATACCTGCAGGCTTTTGTCAGTAA
- a CDS encoding aminotransferase class I/II-fold pyridoxal phosphate-dependent enzyme: protein MKKLADKLNQRKEEGSLRRLTLRPNLVDFFSNDYLGLARNKKLYSLIDRKLSAQTGNINGSTGSRLLSGNSDYVEELELFFAKLFKSPKALIFNSGYNANLSILSAIPQKEDTIIYDELIHASLKDGARLSFAQRFSFKHNDLKDLEAKIQKAKGEVYVAVESVYSMDGDFAPLLEILELTTKYDAHLIVDEAHSTGVWGEKGNGMCCHLGIEDKVFARVYTFGKGIGAHGACIAGSELLIEFLINFARPFIYTTSLPLHSLVTLKVAFEYLEKEISLQAKIRSRIKLFRSLIEGSKILSPLIQDSSSPIQVLRISGNEKAKAAAAAVQNNGFDVRAILSPTVKEGEERLRICLHVFNTDEEIERLVKTLVESL from the coding sequence ATGAAAAAGCTCGCGGACAAATTAAACCAAAGGAAGGAAGAGGGAAGCTTGAGAAGACTTACCCTTAGACCAAATCTGGTTGATTTTTTCTCCAACGATTATTTAGGATTAGCAAGAAACAAAAAGCTCTATTCTTTAATAGATAGGAAGTTAAGTGCTCAGACTGGAAATATTAATGGATCTACAGGTTCGCGACTGTTGTCCGGAAATTCGGACTATGTGGAAGAGCTGGAGCTTTTTTTTGCCAAACTGTTTAAAAGCCCTAAAGCATTAATCTTCAACTCTGGCTATAATGCTAATCTCTCCATCTTATCAGCAATACCACAAAAAGAAGACACAATCATATATGATGAACTCATCCATGCAAGTTTGAAAGATGGAGCGCGTTTAAGTTTTGCACAAAGGTTTTCCTTTAAACACAATGATCTGAAAGATCTTGAGGCAAAAATTCAGAAAGCAAAAGGAGAAGTTTATGTTGCTGTGGAGTCTGTTTATTCTATGGACGGAGACTTTGCTCCTTTATTGGAAATCCTTGAACTGACAACCAAATATGATGCTCATTTAATCGTGGATGAGGCGCATAGCACCGGAGTTTGGGGAGAGAAAGGAAATGGAATGTGTTGCCACCTTGGAATCGAAGATAAAGTATTTGCAAGAGTGTATACTTTTGGAAAAGGTATAGGGGCTCATGGCGCATGTATCGCCGGCTCTGAATTACTTATTGAGTTTCTTATAAACTTTGCAAGACCTTTTATTTATACAACTTCACTGCCTTTACATAGTCTGGTTACATTAAAAGTTGCTTTTGAATATTTGGAAAAAGAGATATCATTGCAGGCTAAGATAAGATCCAGGATAAAATTATTCAGAAGTTTGATAGAGGGAAGTAAAATTCTGTCTCCGCTTATTCAAGACAGCTCAAGCCCAATTCAGGTTCTAAGAATATCCGGAAATGAAAAGGCAAAAGCTGCTGCTGCTGCTGTACAGAATAACGGCTTTGATGTAAGAGCAATATTGTCTCCAACTGTAAAAGAGGGAGAAGAGCGATTGAGAATATGCTTACATGTTTTCAATACGGATGAAGAGATAGAAAGACTTGTAAAAACATTAGTTGAAAGTTTATGA
- the bioD gene encoding dethiobiotin synthase: protein MNYFVTAINTDSGKTLVSAILTQALQADYWKPIQSGVERDADKVRDLINNNHSLIFNESYWFQTPASPHYAAEVENVTIDLDKILIPGNKGNNLVIEGAGGVLVPLNDTHFVIDLAVKFNSEIILVSNNYLGSINHTLLTINEIKRRGLSIKGIVFNGPRNESTEDFILKYSGLKCLLRINQEKEIDQFVVNKYAIELFNTWE, encoded by the coding sequence ATGAATTACTTTGTAACAGCCATCAATACAGATAGCGGAAAAACGCTGGTAAGTGCAATACTTACCCAGGCGCTACAGGCAGATTACTGGAAGCCAATACAGAGTGGAGTTGAGCGGGATGCCGACAAAGTCAGAGATCTGATTAATAATAATCACTCTTTGATATTTAATGAAAGTTACTGGTTTCAGACTCCTGCATCTCCTCATTATGCTGCAGAAGTAGAAAACGTGACAATCGATCTTGATAAAATTCTGATTCCTGGTAATAAGGGCAATAACCTTGTGATAGAAGGCGCAGGAGGGGTTCTGGTTCCTTTGAATGATACTCATTTTGTCATTGATCTTGCTGTTAAATTCAATTCGGAAATTATTCTTGTTTCGAATAATTACCTTGGGAGCATTAATCACACTTTGCTTACGATTAATGAAATAAAAAGAAGAGGTTTAAGTATAAAAGGTATAGTATTCAATGGTCCCAGAAATGAATCAACTGAAGATTTTATATTAAAGTATAGCGGCTTAAAATGCTTGTTGAGAATTAATCAGGAAAAGGAAATTGATCAGTTTGTTGTAAATAAGTATGCCATTGAATTATTTAATACCTGGGAATGA